One genomic window of Ornithorhynchus anatinus isolate Pmale09 chromosome 12, mOrnAna1.pri.v4, whole genome shotgun sequence includes the following:
- the TLR2 gene encoding toll-like receptor 2, with protein sequence MQRHLICCTGILWALLNLTDKVTAEHISLLCDATGFCNGSSLAFSTIPPGLTVTVQQLDLSKNSIRHVGKTDLQNCVNLKALMLQANQIGTIDEDAFLSLGILELLDLSKNRLSSLSPSWFQSLSSLLSLNLLENPYPDLGQSPLFAHLKKLRSLKVGNGQYFSEIRKQDFEGISDLEELEIDGSNLQQYQPHSLQSTQNINHLLLNVTKSDIVLKILSDLTSSKPRNISMSIPVASPQLKRIELRHVEMTDESAITIFKMLSLAVRLLEVTLEDGVLFGVGDWYDDSGTWNDNYTGSLETVIIRRLQIPKFFLFRDMKPVYSLVGRLKTLTIENSKVFLVPCPFSRSFELLEYLDLSGNILFDELLKNSACDGAWPSLQTLNLSQNSLRYVDQTGASLSTLKKLINLDISQNKFDSMPESCQWPENLKYLNMSGTRIPRLTDCIPRTLEILDVSNNNLKDFILNLPRLKELYLSKNKLKTLPEGRLYPNLLVMRISKNALNVFSRKEFESFQKLKALEVGGNNFICSCVFLTFLQDQQAIASVLTDWPENYICDSPSHVRGQRVQDTHLPLFECHRALLVSVICCILFLIIILTVALCHHFHGIWYMKMTWAWLQAKRKPRKTQNKEIYFDAFVSYSEEDSYWVENLMVQELEHSNPPFRLCLHKRDFVPGKWIIDNIIDSIEKSHKTLFVLSENFVKSEWCKYELDFSHFRLFDENNDSAILILLEPIEKKAIPQRFCKLRKIMNTKTYLKWPSDETERETFWLNLKSAIKTEHFIEDSTLLH encoded by the coding sequence ATGCAGAGACACCTCATCTGCTGTACGGGCATCCTATGGGCTCTTCTGAATCTCACCGATAAAGTCACAGCTGAacacatttcccttctctgtgatgCCACGGGTTTCTGCAATGGGTCCTCCCTGGCTTTCAGCACCATTCCACCGGGCCTCACCGTTACAGTGCAACAGCTCGACCTGTCCAAGAACAGCATCAGACACGTCGGGAAAACAGATCTACAGAATTGTGTGAACCTGAAAGCTCTGATGCTCCAGGCCAACCAGATTGGCACAATAGATGAAGACGCCTTTCTTTCCCTGGGAATTCTAGAACTTTTGGATTTATCCAAGAATCGCCTGTCTAGTTTGTCTCCCTCCTGGTTCCAATCTCTTTCTTCCTTGCTATCCTTAAACTTATTAGAAAATCCATATCCAgaccttggacaaagtcccctTTTTGCTCACCTCAAAAAACTGAGATCTTTAAAAGTGGGCAATGGTCAGTACTTCTCTGAGATTCGGAAACAAGATTTTGAAGGAATTTCAGATCTGGAAGAACTTGAGATTGATGGTTCAAACCTTCAGCAGTATCAACCCCACAGTTTGCAATCAACTCAGAATATAAATCACCTGCTGTTAAATGTAACCAAATCTGATATAGTGCTAAAGATTTTAAGCGATCTTACATCTTCTAAACCGAGAAATATTTCAATGTCGATCCCAGTAGCCAGTCCTCAACTAAAGAGAATTGAATTAAGACATGTCGAGATGACAGATGAAAGTGCGATTacaatttttaaaatgctatctCTTGCCGTTCGGTTGCTAGAGGTAACTCTAGAAGATGGTGTGCTTTTTGGAGTTGGAGATTGGTATGATGATTCAGGCACATGGAACGATAATTATACAGGTTCCTTAGAAACAGTCATAATTAGAAGGTTACAGATTCCAAAGTTTTTCTTATTTCGAGACATGAAACCTGTGTACTCCCTAGTAGGAAGACTCAAGACACTTACAATTGAAAATTCAAAGGTTTTCTTGGTTCCTTGTCCCTTTTCACGAAGTTTTGAATTACTGGAATATTTGGATCTTAGTGGAAATATATTATTTGATGAATTACTGAAGAATTCTGCCTGTGACGGTGCATGGCCCTCCCTACAAACCTTAAATTTAAGTCAGAATAGTTTGCGATATGTGGATCAAACGGGGGCAAGTTTAAGTACTCTGAAAAAACTGATCAATCTTGACATTAGCCAGAACAAGTTTGATTCCATGCCCGAATCTTGCCAGTGGCCAGAAAATCTTAAATATTTGAATATGTCTGGCACCCGAATTCCCAGATTGACAGACTGCATCCCTAGAACGCTTGAAATTTTagatgtcagtaataataatctcAAAGATTTTATATTGAACCTCCCACGGCTCAAAGAACTGTACCTTTCCAAAAACAAGCTGAAGACCTTACCGGAGGGTAGGCTGTACCCAAACTTATTGGTCATGAGGATCAGCAAGAACGCACTGAATGTTTTCTCCAGGAAAGAATTTGAGTCTTTCCAGAAACTGAAGGCTCTAGAAGTTGGTGGCAACAACTTCATTTGCTCTTGTGTTTTTCTGACTTTCCTTCAGGACCAGCAGGCAATAGCCAGTGTTCTGACCGATTGGCCTGAAAACTATATATGTGATTCACCATCCCACGTGAGGGGCCAAAGAGTTCAGGATACTCATCTTCCACTTTTTGAATGCCACAGAGCTCTGTTAGTGTCCGTAATATGTTGCATTCTTTTTCTGATCATAATACTCACTGTCGCTCTCTGCCACCATTTTCATGGAATCTGGTATATGAAAATGACTTGGGCCTGGCTCCAGGCCAAAAGGAAGCCCAGAAAAACCCAGAATAAGGAAATCTACTTTGATGCTTTTGTTTCCTACAGTGAAGAAGATTCCTACTGGGTGGAAAATCTAATGGTGCAGGAACTAGAACACTCTAACCCGCCCTTTAGATTGTGTCTTCATAAAAGAGACTTTGTGCCTGGCAAATGGATCATTGACAACATCATTGACTCCATTGAAAAGAGTCACAAAACTCTGTTTGTGCTGTCAGAAAACTTCGTTAAGAGTGAGTGGTGCAAGTACGAGCTGGACTTCTCCCACTTCCGACTCTTCGATGAGAACAATGATTCTGCCATTCTAATTCTTCTGGAGCCCATCGAGAAGAAGGCAATTCCCCAAAGGTTCTGCAAGCTGCGGAAGATCATGAACACCAAGACCTACCTCAAATGGCCGTCAGATGAGACTGAGAGAGAAACATTTTGGCTAAACCTaaaatcagcaataaagacagagcATTTCATTGAAgactcaactctgttgcactga